GAAAAGAcaaagaagattcttttttccTCTGTTAGTTCAGAACAGAAAGTAATTAATTACTGTTTTTTCGGCAGTATATCTTTGCTTTTATCCTTGCTCTATCTTAACATCAAGTTCAATTTTGTCTAATCGAACAGTTGGTTTTTAGAAAGAGTAATTACAAAAGTATCCTTAATTGTGTTGTCTCTTGGGTTTTCTTTGTCATTTTTAGGTTGATGTAAAAAGAGCTAGGCGTTATCCGTCGTGCCATCCTGCAGGGGAGTCCAGCAGTTACTGTTTTTTTAACAATGGCAGTATCACTAACCCAAAGAAGATCTTTATTGGAGGTTTACCTGACAGCATCGATCAACATGAACTCAAGAATTATTTTGAGAACTTTGGTTCTGTCATGGACGCTGTGGTGATGTACAATAATATAACTCAACGGCCAAGGGGTTTTGGTTTTGTCACATTTTCCTCCGAAGACTCTGTAGCAATGGTATTGAAGAACAACAACCATGAGCTGAAAGGGAAATTTGTAGATGTCAAGGTAGCAATACCCAAGAATGATAATAATTATACCAATAACAGAAATAACAACAATTATCATAGTTCAAGCATTGGAGGTGGTGGAGGTCGAAGGTGGCCGATTTATGACGCCTATCAAGGCTGTTATCATGCAACACATGGATATTGTGGACCTGGTTCATGTGGTATTACTCTATATGGATCCCAATTTGTGAGTCCTTTGAATGATCCAAGGTGGATACCAACGCTTGTGACCTACTACCCTTATGTCATGGGAGGCTCTGGGAGCAACATGCCTGCGCATGATCATCTTCTGTTTCATGCATCTGATGACAGTAATGGAGACTACTGCTATACAAATGGAGACACCTTGAAGTAGAGAGAAATCACAAGTTGAAGGAGGCGTTAATTGTGGTGCAAAGTAAATGCTGATTGGTATgtcctttttttgttttattcttttttGCATTGAACTGCTATTCTTGTTTAAGCTATACATAGTAATTCACTGGTTCTTTATGTTTACAATCTTACATCCTTATAAAATTGCTAAGGAAGAATATTTTGTTTTTGCAATTGGCATCCTGACAATGGGGTTCGATCTGCTAAGATGGTTATATTTTTCATTGTGAAAGGGTGATGTTGTTTGCCTGTGTCTTTTGTAATTTCCTTGTACGACCTATGATTTCAAAATTTTAACCTTAAGGTTGCGATGGAGGTGATAGAGGGCTGGGGTAAGAACTTATTGACTTGATTGATCATTCTTCGATAGAACTTGCATAGATCTGTCTTCTGCAAATGTGGAACCTTTTATGGAATGAGAACTCTAGCAGTTGCTTAGTCTTTTTTACTCATAGCAATTACTTATTTTGTTTTCTATCAGCCTCGTACGATCTGTGTGAGAATTCTATTGGTTACTGAAGCCAACAACTAGTACAGTTGACTGATCTTAAGCCTGTCGAAGCTTGTCTCAGAATTATCCTGATTTCATCCTAATATAGGAAACTAAACCAACTCATTTAATTCATCTGATTCGGTCTTCCCTTGCCTTGATGCGGCTTACCTTAGGATTCAGTAGGCTAAACATTTAACACCCTTTTGGTGACGATCAATCTGCCTAAAATTTGATGAGGTAAGAATAACTTCAGCAAAATAAATTAAACATTAAGCACTAAACAATATAGGGATGGTCTTGTAGATTATGTTCTTCTTCAGTGCATATTCTTTATAATGATCATTTATCAATAGATGCAGTGTCAACCGGAAAAGTGTAATGAGTGTATGGCAATGTAAGATTTTTTTATATCTGACAGAAATCTGTCGAGAAGTTGAAATCTTTCTGGATCAACAGAAATTGACATAGTATATTTACATGTTTTTACTTGAACTAAGCGTATAAACAAAACAAAAGTATGACTATTGAAGCTCTAAACAATTGCACAAACAACAGCTATATATCTTCACTAATAGAGGAGACAATGATTATTTCTAGATTTAGGAATCTTATATTCGTAACCTTCAATTAGGTTAATAAAAAGGATGATTGGAGGAGAGGACTGATGGATACACCCATGGGGCATGCAGCAttttctatgattttttttttgtgtgtgtgttttgtgtgtATGGCAATCTATGTTGATACAAATGGTTACTTCAATCCATGCATCCTAGTATATTTGACAGATTATGCTGTGGCTAATTTATAATGCGCTTGCTTGTTGTATAAACATGGTCTTCCAAATCCACTTTATTTGGAAGTGCTTGTCTCCATCATGGAACATCCAAGTTGTGTTGTGAATTTTCACTCACAAACATTTTCCTATAGGAGAACGTcctttttgttattgttgttgttgttatgctATAATGTTTGGGTACATGTTGCCTCTGGCTCTTAAAGATTTCATTGCTGCTAGTTTCTATCCAAAAGGACTTCACAGCTTAGGATCAAAGCTGGACTCTGGAAAATTGCTTCATACCCTGTTGATCATGTTGTTATTTATCTCTTCAATTTTCTCTGATACGTCATTTATGTCATCATTGTAGGTCAACACATCACGAGATTCTCTCTTACTGCTCTAACATTAGCTGTTAGAATTTACTGAAGGAAATTTTATTGTTGATCATGTTTCTTGGTTATATGATGTTAAGACATCAATTgacatgttttattttttttattttaataggtAAGTGACGAAGACTTGATATGAGCGTAGGATCTTACTATAATCTATAATACAATAATGTTTCGCGATACCCAGAGAGTACTGTTCGAACAGATTGAAGCTTTATGATACATAATCACCATGTTTTATTTAGCATCATGCTCTATTGtggcaaaaagaagaaaaaaaatctcaaaaaagaGTAGGGAATGAAACCTGTAATTTCAAAAATATTGAAGGAAAAACTGTTGTTGACATTGAGAAAGACAAACTTTGGTTCAGACATTTTTTGTGCTGGTGTCATTTGAACAAGCTTGATTATTTTTGTGTTTAATCTCATAAATCTTTTATGGTACATTGCAAACCTAGTTTTCCTTtctctccccctcccccccccccccccccaccaaaAAAAACAAAATGCAGTATGTACAATGTAATTCTAGAATGCTAGTGCAAAATTATAAAACAAGTATTTGTTATAAACAAAAGTTATTTTATTAAAAGTATTTTACAATGTAAAAGAACTGATAGGCAATCCTCTATTCTTctcatatgtatgtgtatgtgaaTCTAGAAAGTAGATTGACCATTGATTTGAGAGCAAGCACCCAATGGTACTTTAAGGAGCTCGGTATCACAGAATCTGTGCTGTTCTACGAGAACCGGTTAGTAAAAGTTATGGTTTACAACTTCTCGTCCAAATCTGCACATTGCACATCAACATGTTAAGTGGGGggtctaaaaaaaattatataaatatttaagaTCAATAAATTTTTTGATTAATCTCGATAGATAGGCATCCAGATGAACTCAACGACTTCAGCTTAAGCCTTTTAGGTATGTCCATTGATTCTTCTGGTCATCAGTAACATAAGACTATTATTTAGTCATCTATGAATCTTTACAAAATTATCACCCCACTCATAGTACATCCATAacgaaaaatatgctatcttaaaaataaaatatgttaaTGTACTAAAAAAAATGATAGAATTTTCTGCAGGTCCAAAATCTATAAcatttaatcaaaagaaaaaactAAATATAATATGCCATGATATAATATGTCCAAAATTTTTATACACAAATTATCTACATGTTATCAGTAGTTTTTGACCATGCTTAACCCAATCACTTAGGTGAGGTGCTTGTAAAATAAgggcataaattttttttatcaaactaaTTCAAAATACTAATATGAACATGTAGAAAACATAGCCATTTATAAAACTTTTGTATCTCGTTTTATAATATATACGTATATTCTCATACCGCATATAACTATAATATATACGTATAATCATACATTGtatgttataatatatatatacacttccaCAACGCACTATCATGAACAAAATTATAAACTGGGTGTTTAATGTAATTCTCATATATGTTAGTGTTGGAAAACACTAGGGAGCATCACATACGTagcataaaaaacaaaaaaaaactagtTTCTCAATCAATCTTATTGAATCGTTGTATGAAGATCGGGAGCGTAAAACTCGAAGCGATAAAATTGCACTAACTATATAAAGTGATTGAGACAATGTCACATAAGAGAGATTGTTTATCTCTAAATCTGTAAATCCTAATCCGAAGAAGCTCTCAaaaactcctctctagcggtgatcctctTCACATTCACGCATCACCACACCGCAACAACCAAAGAGGGATCAATCCCTTTTGCTATCCTTTcacactagagagagagagagagagaaagagagaagttaACTAGAGGAAGGGATAGGGAGGAGATGAAAGAGGTGGCgtaactcctatttatagagagcctCTTTTaactaaccctaatggatcttttcttttgggtattggatcttcatccaataacCCCTAGCTTAATAGATATTAGATCCCCATCCAGTAATCATTCTATGCTCTATTGAGTCTCCCCTAATGATATATTAAAACAGAGGCTTATCGTATATCCATATCCAATCCTATATTTGTCGCGTTGTccatcatatatatgtgaccctttaggcctaataCCAAGCTGGCAATGAGTTATACatttcagaactccttctggctaatgaattattatctctataataatttacttaacttatcgactatggatgtactaggtaaCTACGTCATAGTCCTCAAATGGTATgggggatctaatccattggacttgtctaccctcaattattatatatctatagtcttttatccatc
This DNA window, taken from Musa acuminata AAA Group cultivar baxijiao chromosome BXJ3-7, Cavendish_Baxijiao_AAA, whole genome shotgun sequence, encodes the following:
- the LOC135642635 gene encoding heterogeneous nuclear ribonucleoprotein 1-like gives rise to the protein MESLSSSCPPREVAAESPLSLGPESSEHCPGRQEELVSLPPSSPPVEVASGLPSSSAALTVQGKLFVGGISSETGEALLVEHFAEYGELREVTVIRNRVTGNSRGFGFVRFVNPDDAESALNEEMHVIDGKTVDVKRARRYPSCHPAGESSSYCFFNNGSITNPKKIFIGGLPDSIDQHELKNYFENFGSVMDAVVMYNNITQRPRGFGFVTFSSEDSVAMVLKNNNHELKGKFVDVKVAIPKNDNNYTNNRNNNNYHSSSIGGGGGRRWPIYDAYQGCYHATHGYCGPGSCGITLYGSQFVSPLNDPRWIPTLVTYYPYVMGGSGSNMPAHDHLLFHASDDSNGDYCYTNGDTLK